A stretch of Haloferax sp. Atlit-12N DNA encodes these proteins:
- a CDS encoding ribbon-helix-helix domain-containing protein, protein MTEYTTVSIPKELAARVDDTLEGTTFSSTSDLVRFLLRSIVIQHERSGGDLSESEFQEIAEQLTDLGYLR, encoded by the coding sequence ATGACCGAGTACACGACGGTCTCGATACCGAAGGAGTTGGCCGCCCGCGTCGACGACACGCTCGAAGGAACCACGTTCTCCAGCACGAGTGACCTCGTCCGGTTCCTCCTGCGCAGCATCGTCATCCAACACGAGCGCTCCGGCGGCGACCTCTCGGAGTCGGAGTTCCAGGAGATAGCGGAACAGCTGACCGACCTCGGCTATCTGCGGTAG